A genomic window from Ascaphus truei isolate aAscTru1 chromosome 1, aAscTru1.hap1, whole genome shotgun sequence includes:
- the LOC142470038 gene encoding glutathione S-transferase Mu 4-like: MVILGYWDIRGLAHSIRLLLEYTGTLYEEKLYVTGDAPDYDQSQWLDEKEKLGLDFPNLPYLLDEDVKLTQSNAILRYIARKHGLCGELEGEKLRVDLMENQVMDFRRDLVTIAYNPLFETLKEPYLEKLPVALTRFSRFLGDGAWIAGEKITFADFLMYDVLDQHRMLEPTCLQNFTNLQDFLTRIEALPPVAAYMKTPHFMKTPINNRMAAWGNCK; the protein is encoded by the exons ATGGTGATACTGGGGTACTGGGACATCCGAGGG CTGGCTCACTCCATCCGTCTCCTGCTAGAATACACGGGGACCCTGTATGAGGAGAAATTATATGTGACTGGTGACG CCCCAGATTATGACCAGAGCCAGTGGCTGGATGAGAAGGAGAAGCTGGGACTGGACTTCCCCAAT ttgCCGTACCTGTTGGACGAAGATGTGAAGCTGACACAGAGTAACGCCATCCTGCGATACATTGCACGCAAACATGGACTGT GTGGAGAGTTGGAGGGGGAGAAGCTCCGTGTGGATCTGATGGAGAACCAGGTCATGGATTTTCGGCGGGACCTTGTCACGATTGCCTATAACCCCCTGTTT GAGACCCTGAAGGAACCATACCTGGAGAAGTTGCCTGTCGCTCTAACAAGATTTTCACGCTTCCTTGGAGACGGAGCTTGGATTGCAGGAGAAaag atcACCTTTGCTGACTTCCTGATGTACGATGTTTTGGATCAACACCGAATGCTGGAACCAACGTGTCTGCAAAACTTCACGAACTTACAGGATTTCCTGACCCGAATTGAG GCTTTGCCTCCTGTTGCTGCGTATATGAAGACCCCTCACTTCATGAAGACCCCGATCAACAACCGTATGGCAGCGTGGGGCAACTGCAAATAA
- the LOC142470029 gene encoding glutathione S-transferase Mu 4-like, giving the protein MVILGYWDIRGLAHSIRLLLEYTGTLYEEKPYVTGDAPDYDQSQWLDEKEKLGLDFPNLPYLLDEDVKLTQSNAILRYIARKHGLCGELEGEKLRVDLMENQVMDFRRDLVTIAYNPLFETLKEPYLEKLPVTLTSFSRFLGDGAWIAGEKITFADFLMYDVLDQHRMLEPACLQNFTNLQDFLTRIEALPPVAAYMKTAHFMKTPINNRMAAWGNCK; this is encoded by the exons ATGGTGATACTGGGGTACTGGGACATCCGAGGG CTGGCTCACTCCATCCGTCTCCTGCTAGAATACACGGGGACCCTGTATGAGGAGAAACCATATGTGACTGGTGACG CCCCAGATTATGACCAGAGCCAGTGGCTGGACGAGAAGGAGAAGCTGGGACTGGACTTCCCCAAT ttgCCGTACCTATTGGATGAAGATGTGAAGCTGACACAGAGTAACGCCATCCTGCGCTACATTGCACGCAAACATGGACTGT GTGGGGAGTTGGAGGGGGAGAAGCTCCGTGTGGATTTGATGGAGAACCAGGTCATGGATTTTCGGCGGGACCTTGTCACGATTGCCTATAACCCCCTGTTT GAGACCCTGAAGGAACCATACCTGGAGAAGTTGCCTGTCACTCTAACAAGTTTTTCTCGCTTCCTTGGAGACGGAGCTTGGATTGCAGGAGAAaag atcACCTTTGCTGACTTCCTGATGTACGATGTTTTGGATCAACACCGAATGCTGGAACCAGCGTGTCTGCAAAACTTCACGAACCTACAGGATTTCCTGACCCGAATTGAG GCTTTGCCTCCTGTTGCTGCGTATATGAAGACCGCTCACTTCATGAAGACCCCGATCAACAACCGTATGGCAGCGTGGGGCAACTGCAAATAA